From Pongo pygmaeus isolate AG05252 chromosome 1, NHGRI_mPonPyg2-v2.0_pri, whole genome shotgun sequence, one genomic window encodes:
- the C1QB gene encoding complement C1q subcomponent subunit B, translating to MMMKIPWGSIPVLMFLLLLGLIDISRAQLSCTRPPAIPGIPGIPGIPGPDGPPGTPGIKGEKGLPGLAGDHGEFGEKGDPGIPGNPGKVGPKGPMGPKGGPGAPGAPGLKGESGDYKATQKIAFSATRTINVPLRRDQTIRFDHMITNMNNNYEPRSGKFTCKVPGLYYFTYHASSRGNLCVNLMRGRERAQKVVTFCDYAYNTFQVTTGGMVLKLEQGENVFLQATDKNSILGMEGANSIFSGFLLFPDVEA from the exons CCTGCTCCTGGGCCTAATCGATATTTCCCGGGCCCAGCTCAGCTGCACCAGGCCCCCAGCCATCCCTGGCATCCCGGGTATCCCTGGGATACCTGGCCCTGATGGCCCACCTGGGACCCCAGGGATAAAAGGAGAGAAAG GGCTTCCAGGGCTGGCTGGAGACCATGGTGAGTTCGGAGAGAAGGGAGACCCAGGGATTCCTGGGAATCCAGGAAAAGTCGGCCCCAAGGGCCCCATGGGCCCTAAAGGTGGCCCAGGGGCCCCTGGAGCCCCAGGCCTCAAAGGTGAATCGGGAGACTACAAGGCCACCCAGAAAATCGCCTTCTCTGCCACAAGAACCATCAATGTCCCCCTGCGCCGGGACCAGACCATCCGCTTCGACCACATGATCACCAACATGAACAACAATTATGAGCCCCGCAGCGGCAAGTTCACCTGCAAGGTGCCCGGCCTCTACTACTTCACCTACCACGCCAGCTCTCGAGGGAACCTGTGCGTGAACCTCATGCGTGGCCGGGAGCGTGCACAGAAGGTGGTCACCTTCTGTGACTACGCCTACAACACCTTCCAGGTCACCACCGGTGGCATGGTCCTCAAGCTGGAGCAGGGGGAGAACGTCTTCCTGCAGGCCACCGACAAGAACTCAATACTGGGCATGGAGGGTGCCAACAGCATCTTTTCCGGGTTCCTGCTCTTTCCAGATGTGGAGGCCTGA